Proteins encoded in a region of the Rhodopirellula halodulae genome:
- a CDS encoding MarR family winged helix-turn-helix transcriptional regulator has product MNLQQELNRPVPFRSQDQEVLLNFLRIGDQLDNRMSRLFREHGLTLSRFNILRSLALASRPLTCGEIGQQMIQVVPAVTSLVDHLCSQELAERKRCTEDRRVVHVSITEKGRKLVEQTMEPLYELEDRMLKQLNDAEKEQLLQLLNRTRESIAQCDDACQS; this is encoded by the coding sequence ATGAATCTGCAGCAAGAACTCAATCGTCCCGTTCCATTCCGAAGCCAGGACCAAGAAGTGTTGTTGAATTTTCTTCGCATCGGAGACCAGCTCGACAATCGCATGTCGCGTCTCTTTCGCGAGCACGGATTGACGCTTTCGCGTTTCAACATCTTGCGAAGCCTCGCTCTGGCCAGTCGGCCATTGACCTGCGGTGAGATTGGTCAGCAGATGATTCAAGTGGTTCCCGCCGTGACCTCGCTGGTCGATCACCTTTGCTCTCAGGAACTGGCCGAACGGAAACGATGCACCGAGGATCGTCGGGTGGTCCATGTCAGCATCACCGAGAAGGGTCGCAAGCTGGTCGAGCAAACGATGGAGCCTCTCTATGAACTGGAGGACCGGATGCTCAAGCAGTTGAACGATGCGGAAAAGGAGCAGTTATTGCAATTGCTCAATCGCACGCGGGAATCCATCGCCCAGTGCGATGACGCTTGCCAAAGCTGA
- a CDS encoding RrF2 family transcriptional regulator, with amino-acid sequence MKLTTQTDYALRTLMYLATRDTRANVASVASLFNISVNHVAKVVNLLAREGYVRSIRGVGGGIELAIPPEEISVGQVVATVEQDTNLLSCVGTDDSCAIHSFCKLKGVLAEAERVQMEYLKSVTLADVVPSRPQLDKL; translated from the coding sequence ATGAAACTGACCACTCAGACCGATTACGCGTTGCGAACGTTGATGTATTTGGCAACGCGAGATACTCGAGCCAACGTCGCCAGTGTGGCCTCGCTGTTCAACATCTCGGTGAATCACGTCGCCAAAGTGGTCAATCTCCTCGCACGAGAAGGCTACGTGCGGAGCATTCGTGGAGTGGGTGGTGGCATCGAGTTAGCCATTCCACCCGAAGAAATCTCGGTTGGCCAAGTGGTCGCAACCGTGGAGCAGGACACCAATCTGCTTTCATGCGTGGGCACGGACGATAGCTGTGCCATTCATTCTTTCTGCAAGCTCAAGGGCGTTTTGGCCGAAGCCGAACGCGTTCAGATGGAATATCTGAAGAGCGTGACGTTGGCCGATGTCGTGCCGTCACGGCCGCAGTTGGACAAGCTCTGA
- a CDS encoding multiheme c-type cytochrome, which produces MSPVEKTGATTAKPRKKYVRAVGPRLKKLLYLIFVLFALLLANSGYLATFTFLEWFKNQTYQDYFYQYMFLAHLVMGLILILPVVIFGFIHLWNTKDRRNRRAVRIGYALFVVSLGILATGILLVRIGGFDLKQPLARNTVYWLHVAFPLAAIWLYWLHRLAGPRIKWRIGMSFAGVAVASIAIMVILQMQDPRQWNAIGPDSGVQYFEPSLARTSSGNFIPSDALMNDEYCLKCHADIHKDWQDSVHRFSSFNNAPYFASVSETRAKSLERDGSVQASRWCAGCHDPVPFFSGAFDDPEFDMREHPTAKAGITCTVCHAITNVNSVRGNADYTIEEPLHYPFASSDNKVLQWVNNQLVKAKPSFHKKTFLKPFHKTAEFCSTCHKVHLPAALTGYKEFLRGQNHYDPYLFSGVSGHGARSFYYPPKAVDNCSKCHMPLVASDDFGAQLFDGASELSVHDHMFPSANTGIAWLRNRDDVIAAHQEFLQDVMRVDIFGLRDGGEIDGKLTAPLRPEVPAVRPGEKYLMETVIRTMKMGHLFSQGTVDSNEIWLQVKVTSGDRLIGHSGLINENEHNAVDPWSHFVNVFMLDKDGNRINRRNAEDIFTPLYNHQIPPGAGQTVHYELQIPDDVTEPVQVELKLLYRKFDTEYMDFVAKQNEAHGDLIRGHEPGQDYTNELPITTLATDSIVFPVDGMNHEVDNAPREIPQWQRWNDYGIGLLLKGKAELRQAEAAFTEVEKLDRWDGPMNLARVLNTEGRLDEAVEALQRADTFRDEEGYPRWTWAWLSGVINAQQGRLEAAEQNLRSVLEDNTEDMQKRGFDFSLDIEVINELGRTLFDLGNVRERQRREEESVEYFHEAVAQYKKTLMIDPENVSAHHNLQLLYERLGEQELAEKHRQRHLIYKPDDNAQGRAIRLAREKYPAANHAAEAVVKYSLHRPLPEPPSDEPDPNAVATQTKEIRDEQ; this is translated from the coding sequence ATGTCGCCTGTTGAAAAAACCGGTGCGACGACCGCCAAACCTCGCAAGAAATACGTCCGGGCGGTCGGACCACGTTTGAAGAAACTGCTCTACCTCATCTTCGTTCTCTTCGCGTTGTTGCTGGCCAATTCGGGCTACCTCGCGACGTTCACGTTCTTGGAATGGTTCAAGAACCAGACCTACCAGGATTACTTTTATCAATACATGTTCCTCGCCCATTTGGTGATGGGACTGATCCTGATTCTGCCCGTTGTCATTTTCGGATTCATTCACCTTTGGAACACCAAAGACCGCCGCAACCGTCGAGCTGTGCGAATCGGGTATGCGTTGTTCGTCGTCAGCTTGGGCATTCTGGCAACGGGAATTCTGCTGGTCCGCATCGGTGGTTTTGATTTGAAACAACCGTTGGCACGCAACACGGTTTACTGGTTGCACGTCGCGTTTCCACTGGCGGCGATCTGGCTGTACTGGCTGCATCGCTTGGCGGGCCCGCGAATCAAATGGCGAATCGGAATGAGCTTTGCCGGTGTCGCGGTGGCTTCCATTGCCATCATGGTCATTTTGCAGATGCAGGATCCTCGTCAATGGAACGCGATCGGCCCCGATTCTGGCGTGCAATACTTCGAACCTTCGTTGGCTCGAACATCCAGCGGCAACTTCATTCCATCCGATGCCTTGATGAATGATGAGTATTGCCTTAAATGTCACGCCGACATCCACAAGGATTGGCAGGACAGCGTTCATCGCTTCAGTTCGTTCAACAACGCGCCGTACTTCGCCAGCGTTAGCGAAACGCGAGCTAAATCGCTCGAGCGTGATGGTTCGGTGCAGGCATCACGTTGGTGCGCCGGTTGCCACGATCCAGTGCCGTTCTTTTCGGGCGCTTTTGATGATCCTGAGTTCGACATGCGAGAGCACCCCACAGCAAAAGCGGGGATCACTTGCACGGTCTGCCACGCGATCACCAATGTGAACAGCGTTCGTGGCAATGCGGACTACACGATCGAGGAACCTTTGCACTACCCATTCGCAAGTAGCGACAACAAAGTCCTGCAGTGGGTGAACAACCAATTGGTCAAAGCCAAGCCATCGTTCCACAAAAAGACGTTCCTCAAACCGTTTCACAAGACTGCGGAGTTCTGCTCCACCTGCCACAAGGTGCACCTGCCGGCTGCACTGACGGGCTACAAAGAGTTCCTACGTGGGCAGAACCACTACGACCCGTATTTGTTCAGTGGTGTTTCGGGACACGGTGCGAGAAGTTTTTACTACCCGCCCAAAGCGGTCGACAATTGCAGCAAGTGTCACATGCCATTGGTCGCCTCCGATGACTTTGGCGCCCAACTGTTCGACGGTGCATCGGAACTCAGTGTCCACGACCACATGTTTCCGTCGGCCAACACGGGCATCGCGTGGCTGCGGAATCGTGATGACGTGATCGCGGCTCACCAAGAGTTCCTGCAAGACGTGATGCGAGTGGACATTTTCGGACTGCGTGACGGCGGTGAAATCGATGGCAAACTGACCGCACCACTCCGGCCGGAAGTCCCCGCGGTCCGCCCTGGCGAAAAGTACTTGATGGAAACCGTCATCCGCACCATGAAGATGGGGCACTTGTTTTCGCAAGGCACGGTCGACAGCAACGAAATTTGGTTGCAGGTCAAAGTGACCAGCGGCGATCGACTGATCGGACATAGCGGACTGATCAACGAGAACGAACACAATGCGGTCGACCCTTGGTCGCACTTCGTCAACGTGTTCATGCTCGACAAAGACGGCAACCGCATCAACCGACGCAATGCGGAGGACATTTTCACGCCGCTTTACAACCACCAAATTCCACCGGGCGCCGGGCAAACGGTTCACTATGAATTGCAGATCCCGGACGACGTGACCGAACCGGTTCAGGTCGAATTGAAATTGCTGTATCGCAAGTTTGACACGGAGTACATGGACTTCGTTGCCAAACAAAACGAGGCTCACGGCGACCTGATCCGAGGCCATGAACCTGGTCAGGATTACACAAACGAGCTGCCCATCACGACACTCGCGACCGACAGCATTGTCTTTCCGGTTGACGGAATGAACCATGAGGTCGACAACGCCCCACGCGAAATTCCGCAGTGGCAGCGTTGGAACGACTACGGCATTGGTTTGTTGCTCAAGGGCAAAGCGGAACTTCGACAAGCGGAAGCCGCGTTCACCGAAGTCGAAAAGCTGGACCGTTGGGACGGACCAATGAATCTCGCTCGTGTTCTGAACACCGAAGGCCGGTTGGACGAAGCCGTGGAAGCATTGCAACGCGCCGACACGTTCCGTGATGAGGAGGGTTACCCTCGTTGGACCTGGGCATGGCTTTCGGGTGTGATCAATGCCCAGCAAGGACGTTTGGAAGCGGCGGAGCAAAACCTTCGCAGCGTGCTCGAGGACAACACGGAAGACATGCAAAAGCGAGGTTTCGACTTCAGCCTGGACATTGAAGTCATCAACGAACTTGGGCGGACGCTATTCGACCTTGGCAACGTTCGCGAGCGGCAGCGTCGTGAAGAAGAAAGCGTCGAGTACTTCCACGAAGCCGTGGCCCAATACAAAAAGACGCTGATGATCGATCCCGAGAACGTGTCCGCGCATCACAACTTGCAGTTGTTGTACGAACGCCTCGGTGAACAAGAGCTCGCCGAAAAGCATCGACAACGGCATTTGATTTACAAACCCGATGACAACGCGCAGGGCCGGGCGATTCGACTGGCTCGCGAAAAATATCCGGCCGCCAATCATGCTGCGGAAGCGGTGGTGAAGTACTCGCTGCATCGACCGCTTCCCGAGCCTCCATCGGACGAGCCCGATCCGAACGCTGTGGCGACGCAAACCAAGGAGATTCGTGATGAGCAATAA
- a CDS encoding CRTAC1 family protein yields the protein MSNKPKIKEPEMNEVDESELRDEADIGRAMRNSVVAVALLAIAGGSLAYLLSRPEPPPPVRESKLAEVAIREQPKVAIPTVPFRDITDEAGIEFVHNNGATGNKLLPETMGGGNAFFDFDNDGDADLLLVNSKDWEWDSPSGKSNVSALYRNDGGQFVDVTEGSGLDVALYGMGAAVGDFDQDGLVDVFLSAVGENKLFRNLGEGKFKDVTELAGVGGEQDRWSTSSGFFDYDNDGDLDLFVCNYVVWSRQYDQSQGFQLVGGGRAYGRPQNFEGTFPYLYRNDGEGKFTDVSEASGIQIRNVSTGVPQSKSLGLAFCDFDQDGHQDIVVANDTVQNCLLRNTGDGKFVEMGAICGIAFDSTGNARGAMGIDITPFRERTSMAVAIGNFSNEMTALYVTKTGRMQFYDEAVSTGLGPSTRLLLTFGLAYVDFDLDGRLDLFCANGHLEEDINRVQPSQHYEQPPQMFWNAGFEFDTEFLPMGEEQVGAEFLQPMVGRGASYADIDLDGDLDLLITSTGQKPRLLRNDQDLDHHWIRLKLVGDGERCNRDAIGSWVDIEVGDQVLTQQIMPTRSYLSQVELPLSVGLGEHDEIKQVTVRWPDGSVSEHGSLEVDREHVIEYSGT from the coding sequence ATGAGCAATAAGCCCAAGATCAAAGAGCCTGAAATGAACGAAGTCGACGAAAGCGAACTTCGTGACGAGGCCGACATTGGTCGCGCCATGCGAAACTCCGTGGTCGCGGTTGCTTTGCTGGCAATTGCCGGGGGCAGCCTGGCTTACTTGCTCAGTCGCCCGGAGCCACCGCCCCCGGTCCGAGAATCGAAGTTGGCCGAAGTCGCGATCCGCGAACAACCCAAGGTTGCCATCCCGACGGTTCCATTTCGAGACATCACGGACGAAGCGGGCATTGAGTTTGTCCACAACAATGGCGCAACCGGCAACAAGCTGTTGCCCGAAACCATGGGAGGCGGCAACGCATTCTTCGACTTTGACAACGATGGGGATGCGGACTTGCTGCTGGTGAATTCCAAAGATTGGGAGTGGGATTCACCGAGCGGTAAGAGCAACGTTTCCGCCTTGTACCGCAACGATGGTGGCCAGTTTGTGGATGTCACCGAAGGGTCCGGTTTAGACGTTGCCCTGTACGGGATGGGCGCCGCCGTGGGCGATTTTGATCAAGACGGCTTGGTCGACGTGTTCCTTTCGGCGGTGGGTGAAAACAAACTCTTCCGCAACCTGGGTGAAGGCAAGTTTAAGGATGTCACGGAGCTGGCCGGTGTTGGCGGCGAGCAGGATCGCTGGAGCACCAGCTCGGGTTTCTTCGACTATGACAATGATGGCGACTTGGATTTGTTCGTCTGCAACTACGTCGTTTGGAGCCGCCAGTACGATCAATCCCAGGGCTTTCAATTGGTGGGCGGGGGGCGTGCCTATGGTCGCCCGCAAAACTTCGAAGGCACGTTCCCTTATCTCTACCGCAACGATGGCGAAGGAAAATTCACGGACGTTTCGGAAGCATCAGGCATCCAGATCCGCAACGTATCGACGGGGGTCCCACAATCCAAATCGCTGGGACTTGCGTTTTGCGACTTTGACCAAGACGGCCATCAAGACATCGTTGTCGCCAACGATACGGTTCAGAACTGCCTGCTTCGCAACACCGGCGATGGCAAATTCGTTGAGATGGGAGCCATCTGCGGGATCGCGTTCGACTCCACCGGAAACGCTCGCGGTGCCATGGGAATCGACATCACGCCGTTTCGCGAACGGACGAGCATGGCCGTTGCCATTGGGAACTTTTCCAACGAGATGACGGCTCTGTATGTCACCAAGACGGGTCGCATGCAGTTCTACGACGAAGCGGTCTCCACGGGGCTCGGCCCCAGCACGCGACTGCTTTTGACCTTTGGATTGGCCTACGTGGATTTCGATCTGGACGGACGATTGGATTTGTTTTGTGCCAATGGGCACTTGGAAGAAGACATCAACCGTGTCCAACCAAGCCAGCACTACGAGCAACCACCGCAGATGTTTTGGAACGCGGGTTTTGAATTCGATACCGAGTTCTTGCCGATGGGTGAAGAACAGGTCGGCGCGGAGTTCCTACAACCCATGGTGGGCCGAGGTGCTTCCTACGCGGACATCGACCTCGATGGAGACCTGGATTTGCTCATCACCTCCACCGGGCAAAAGCCGAGGCTTCTTCGCAATGACCAGGACTTAGACCATCACTGGATCCGTCTGAAATTGGTCGGCGATGGCGAGCGTTGCAATCGCGATGCGATCGGTAGCTGGGTCGACATCGAAGTGGGCGACCAGGTTCTGACACAGCAAATCATGCCGACGCGGAGTTACCTATCGCAGGTCGAACTGCCCTTGTCAGTTGGTTTGGGTGAGCACGATGAAATCAAGCAGGTCACGGTCCGTTGGCCGGATGGATCGGTCAGCGAACATGGGTCCCTAGAAGTCGACCGCGAACACGTGATCGAGTATTCGGGTACCTAG
- a CDS encoding response regulator — protein MNDRILLVDDDCSLLNTLKRNLAFDFEVSTCESGPEALALIQKSEPFSVIMVDMRMPGMEGIEVIQKARPLTPNSVFLMLTGNQDLTTAMNAVNEGQVFRFLNKPCQMSDIKTAIEAGIKQYDLVTSKDELLKKTFAGAISVLVEIIEYVDDPMVDTDDIQASVVEMLSDTKLGSDWRVPLTSRLMVAGIPLLSIDQREKLASTPIASDEHRAVVNQVFSVSSQLIKQIPRLEPVAELLDRMTTLDVEAGSCANDEDRIAQSLLLSYYQSLLKRRGEDASTAIAELEELFPNLDAEVSDRLQQSVDSLPPKTIENISTSELLTGMTVAEDVRAPNGLLLIASGRKLSPPMVTRLRNMVGLETVAVEVQQREAELAAT, from the coding sequence ATGAATGACCGTATCCTACTCGTCGATGACGACTGCAGCCTACTGAACACTCTCAAACGCAACTTAGCGTTTGACTTTGAGGTGTCCACGTGTGAATCGGGGCCTGAGGCACTGGCGCTGATTCAGAAATCCGAGCCGTTCTCCGTGATCATGGTCGACATGCGGATGCCGGGGATGGAAGGGATCGAGGTGATCCAAAAGGCTCGGCCGTTGACCCCCAACAGCGTTTTCTTGATGCTGACTGGCAACCAAGACCTCACGACAGCGATGAACGCCGTGAACGAAGGTCAAGTGTTCCGATTCCTCAACAAGCCGTGTCAAATGAGTGACATCAAAACGGCGATTGAAGCGGGGATCAAACAATATGATTTGGTCACGAGCAAAGATGAATTGCTGAAGAAAACCTTTGCTGGCGCGATCAGTGTTTTGGTTGAGATCATCGAGTACGTTGACGACCCGATGGTGGACACAGATGACATTCAAGCCTCGGTGGTCGAGATGTTATCGGACACGAAGCTTGGATCCGATTGGCGGGTACCGCTGACGTCACGTTTGATGGTCGCTGGCATTCCATTGCTCAGCATCGATCAGCGAGAAAAACTGGCCAGCACGCCCATCGCTTCCGACGAACATCGTGCAGTTGTTAATCAAGTGTTCTCGGTTTCGAGTCAACTGATCAAGCAAATCCCTCGCTTGGAACCCGTTGCGGAATTGTTGGATCGGATGACGACACTGGACGTGGAAGCAGGTTCCTGTGCCAATGACGAAGACCGAATCGCGCAGAGCCTGTTGTTGTCCTATTACCAGAGCTTGCTCAAGCGACGAGGCGAAGACGCTTCCACGGCAATCGCCGAGCTGGAAGAACTCTTTCCCAATCTGGACGCGGAAGTGTCCGATCGATTGCAGCAATCCGTCGACAGTCTGCCGCCGAAAACGATCGAAAACATCTCCACCTCGGAATTGTTGACCGGCATGACCGTTGCAGAAGACGTTCGTGCACCCAATGGCCTGCTGTTGATCGCTTCCGGTCGGAAACTGTCGCCGCCGATGGTGACGCGATTGCGGAACATGGTCGGGTTGGAAACCGTTGCCGTCGAAGTGCAGCAACGCGAAGCCGAGTTGGCTGCGACTTGA
- a CDS encoding PAS domain-containing sensor histidine kinase, whose amino-acid sequence MIDHETEPASPPKTADKLFAEHLQRRQVNADRALAVLLVLQWAFAILCAVCISPYTWDGANKLVHMHVWSAVIGGGLLTVFPVFLAYYLPGHRLTRIIMALAQVQYSSLLIHLMGGRIESHFHVFGSLAFLAFYKDPWVYLPAVSVISLDHLVRAMFWPESVFGVLSPSPLRALEHAGWVLFETFFLIMGVRQNRLSLWELAKNQSSLTQQRDLLEQRVRQRTAEIEQQKRIQETILQRIPAAVFWRDTDGVFIGCNEMFSDFFGLKSPGEIIGKRMNDIILPCDQTNNRLSSFCDAPDENVELVNVEEQLHNAHGERRTVLAGATSLHDHEHNCFGTLGSFLDVTSLKHAESRAKSLAHLIQESPNELYIIDAETLRLVEANQGFLASIGLDESRLATTSPEDFLKEMSNQDLRQRIAVAMTDPLGRCAFNTVHVRKDGSTFPVHVDYHRSTFENRPVYVAFCTDLSDSQAMERQLAQAQKLESMGQLAAGIAHEINTPMQCVSGNVEFLTVSYERLFNFNDALFDMIKASPSGSFATDDLDKLCQQYRYDVLRQQTPDAIDEASNAVMRVIEIVRAMKAMSHPGKQEMSEVDINTLVRQATIICRNRYKFIANLNLELCDELPMVPAFAAEMSQVFINLIVNAADAIAERKESEDDLEGQITISTSHDENQVEIRVQDNGTGMSEDVRSKVFHQFFTTKDVGKGTGLGLSLTYNIVTTKHNGSIHVESEPGQGSAFVLTLPLDCDQPVMTDDSSDRPDTCQVPVLN is encoded by the coding sequence ATGATTGATCACGAAACGGAACCAGCGAGCCCGCCCAAAACGGCGGACAAACTATTCGCTGAACACTTGCAACGACGACAAGTCAACGCGGACCGCGCGTTGGCCGTCTTGCTGGTGTTGCAGTGGGCGTTCGCGATCTTGTGCGCTGTTTGCATCTCGCCCTACACATGGGACGGTGCGAACAAATTGGTTCACATGCACGTGTGGAGTGCCGTGATTGGCGGTGGGCTACTGACGGTGTTTCCCGTCTTTCTGGCCTATTACCTTCCGGGGCATCGGTTGACACGAATCATCATGGCTTTGGCGCAGGTCCAGTACTCGTCGTTGCTGATTCATCTGATGGGCGGACGAATCGAATCGCATTTCCACGTGTTTGGATCGTTGGCGTTTTTGGCGTTCTACAAAGACCCATGGGTTTACTTGCCCGCGGTGTCCGTAATCTCGTTGGATCATTTGGTTCGCGCGATGTTCTGGCCCGAGTCGGTGTTTGGTGTGTTGTCGCCGTCGCCGTTGCGGGCGCTCGAGCACGCGGGATGGGTGTTGTTTGAAACATTCTTTCTCATCATGGGCGTGCGTCAGAATCGACTCTCGCTGTGGGAATTGGCGAAGAACCAATCCTCGCTCACCCAGCAGCGAGACTTGCTTGAACAGCGGGTCCGTCAACGCACCGCAGAGATCGAGCAACAAAAACGCATTCAAGAAACCATTCTGCAACGAATCCCCGCCGCCGTCTTTTGGCGTGATACGGATGGGGTGTTCATCGGATGCAACGAAATGTTCAGCGATTTCTTCGGGTTGAAATCACCCGGTGAGATCATTGGGAAACGAATGAACGACATCATTCTTCCCTGTGATCAAACCAACAACCGTCTGTCCAGTTTCTGCGACGCGCCTGATGAAAATGTGGAGTTGGTCAATGTCGAAGAACAACTTCACAATGCTCACGGGGAACGACGCACCGTGCTCGCCGGAGCCACCTCGCTGCATGACCATGAGCACAATTGCTTTGGGACACTGGGGAGTTTTCTGGACGTCACGTCGTTGAAACACGCGGAATCAAGAGCCAAGTCGTTGGCGCATCTGATCCAGGAGTCTCCCAATGAGCTGTACATCATTGATGCGGAAACGCTGCGTCTGGTGGAGGCCAATCAAGGGTTCTTGGCGAGCATTGGCCTGGATGAATCGCGATTGGCCACGACTTCTCCCGAAGACTTTCTGAAGGAGATGTCCAACCAGGATCTGCGGCAACGAATTGCGGTTGCGATGACCGATCCATTGGGGAGATGCGCTTTCAACACGGTGCATGTCCGCAAAGATGGTTCCACGTTTCCTGTGCACGTTGACTATCACCGGTCGACCTTTGAAAACCGGCCAGTCTATGTTGCATTCTGTACGGATTTGAGTGATTCGCAGGCCATGGAACGGCAACTCGCACAGGCTCAGAAACTGGAGTCGATGGGACAGCTCGCAGCGGGAATCGCTCATGAGATCAACACGCCGATGCAGTGTGTCAGCGGGAACGTTGAGTTCCTGACCGTGAGTTACGAACGATTGTTCAACTTCAATGACGCTCTGTTTGACATGATCAAGGCATCGCCGAGCGGTTCGTTCGCCACGGATGACCTCGACAAATTGTGCCAGCAGTATCGCTACGACGTGTTGCGACAACAAACGCCGGATGCCATCGACGAAGCATCCAATGCCGTGATGCGAGTCATTGAGATTGTTCGAGCGATGAAAGCGATGTCGCATCCTGGCAAACAGGAGATGAGCGAAGTTGACATCAACACGTTGGTTCGCCAAGCAACGATCATCTGCCGCAATCGCTATAAATTCATCGCGAACCTGAACTTGGAACTATGTGATGAATTACCGATGGTTCCCGCGTTCGCCGCAGAAATGAGTCAGGTGTTCATCAACCTGATCGTCAACGCCGCCGACGCGATCGCGGAACGCAAAGAGTCAGAGGATGACTTGGAAGGTCAAATCACGATCTCAACCAGTCACGATGAAAACCAGGTGGAGATCCGTGTGCAAGACAATGGGACCGGAATGTCCGAGGACGTGCGGTCAAAAGTCTTTCACCAGTTCTTCACCACCAAAGACGTTGGCAAAGGAACCGGCTTGGGCCTCTCGCTGACTTACAACATTGTTACCACCAAACACAATGGCTCCATTCACGTTGAATCGGAGCCTGGTCAAGGAAGCGCTTTCGTGTTGACCTTGCCCTTGGATTGCGACCAGCCAGTCATGACGGACGATTCATCGGATCGTCCTGACACCTGTCAGGTTCCAGTCCTGAATTGA